In one Candidatus Leptovillus gracilis genomic region, the following are encoded:
- the minC gene encoding septum site-determining protein MinC, which translates to MMTQTDQFIRIRGGRDGLLIALNPGPFADLHAQLADELAQKHSFFQGSQVTLDVGALPLRREQLADLQALFAAHNLELWTVLAESDLTKEAAQALNLATRVAGSQTDLDGRPLTHPTLTQADKTKPPAANGLILKETLRSGRSIYHEGHVVVIGDVNPGAEIIAAGDVVVWGRARGLVHAGALGDDTAVICALVLTPTQLRIADQIAIPPAAAPDKLLPEKASIRDGQIIAEPWPYKS; encoded by the coding sequence ATGATGACCCAAACAGACCAATTCATCCGCATTCGCGGCGGCCGCGATGGCCTGCTCATCGCCCTGAATCCAGGCCCATTTGCCGATCTGCACGCGCAGCTGGCCGATGAATTGGCGCAAAAACACAGCTTTTTCCAGGGCAGCCAGGTGACGCTGGATGTGGGCGCGCTGCCACTGCGCCGGGAACAGTTGGCCGATTTGCAGGCGTTGTTCGCCGCCCACAACCTGGAGTTGTGGACGGTATTGGCCGAAAGCGACCTGACCAAAGAAGCCGCGCAGGCCCTGAACCTGGCGACGCGGGTGGCCGGCAGCCAGACCGATTTAGATGGACGGCCGTTAACCCACCCTACCCTCACCCAGGCTGACAAAACCAAACCTCCGGCTGCCAACGGCCTCATCCTCAAAGAAACCCTGCGCTCCGGCCGTTCTATCTACCACGAAGGGCATGTCGTCGTCATTGGCGACGTGAATCCGGGCGCGGAAATCATTGCCGCCGGGGATGTGGTGGTGTGGGGGCGGGCGCGGGGGTTGGTCCATGCCGGGGCGTTGGGCGATGACACGGCCGTTATCTGTGCCCTCGTCCTCACCCCCACCCAACTGCGCATCGCCGACCAGATCGCCATCCCGCCGGCCGCCGCCCCAGACAAACTGCTGCCGGAAAAAGCCTCTATCCGCGACGGACAAATCATCGCCGAACCCTGGCCGTATAAGAGTTGA